The Alphaproteobacteria bacterium genome includes a window with the following:
- a CDS encoding GNAT family N-acetyltransferase, producing the protein MNWKIVDAGAAGWQDAAELHTLSWKTAYRGIVSDSYLENDCANDRQQVWSARAKDWNPAKIVLLIARQDDGLALGMSCAAILPDDPHGVLLDNLHVRPNLKRGGIGRALIAATGRWVAEHVPGTPMYLTVYKDNTNAVAFYRRMGGEEADAGIYAFKDGTSAPILRFTWRDPATIAG; encoded by the coding sequence ATGAACTGGAAGATCGTCGACGCCGGTGCGGCCGGCTGGCAGGACGCCGCCGAGTTGCACACGCTAAGCTGGAAGACCGCCTATCGCGGCATCGTGTCGGATTCGTATCTCGAAAACGATTGCGCCAACGACCGCCAGCAAGTGTGGTCGGCGCGCGCGAAGGACTGGAACCCCGCGAAGATCGTGCTGCTGATCGCGCGCCAGGATGACGGCTTGGCGCTCGGCATGTCCTGCGCGGCCATTCTGCCGGACGACCCCCATGGCGTGCTGCTCGACAATCTGCATGTCCGCCCGAACTTGAAGCGCGGTGGCATCGGCCGCGCGCTGATCGCCGCGACGGGGCGCTGGGTCGCCGAACACGTGCCCGGCACGCCGATGTATCTGACCGTCTATAAGGACAATACGAACGCGGTCGCGTTTTATCGCCGCATGGGCGGCGAGGAAGCGGATGCGGGCATCTACGCGTTCAAGGACGGCACATCGGCGCCGATCCTGCGATTCACGTGGCGCGATCCGGCGACGATCGCGGGATGA
- a CDS encoding HAD-IA family hydrolase has protein sequence MKPALLVFDMDGVLVDSEPIANRIMHKHLVAAGVKIDYETSMRRYIGRKMGYTVADVRDNFGIALPPEFEHVCREETLAAYETELKAVAGVAAAIAALPFARCVASSSDPTRIAKSLAIAGLADLFEGRCFSSTMVKNGKPAPDLFLFAAKTLGAEPADCLVIEDTLVGLEAARAAGMKSLAYAGANHTPEDQLAALATQIFRHMDELPARVAGV, from the coding sequence ATGAAACCCGCCCTACTCGTTTTCGATATGGACGGCGTGCTGGTGGATTCCGAGCCGATCGCCAACCGGATCATGCACAAGCATCTGGTCGCGGCGGGCGTGAAGATCGATTACGAAACGTCGATGCGCCGCTATATCGGCCGCAAGATGGGCTACACGGTCGCGGACGTGCGCGACAATTTCGGCATCGCTTTGCCGCCGGAATTCGAGCATGTGTGCCGCGAGGAAACGCTGGCCGCCTACGAGACCGAATTGAAAGCGGTTGCGGGCGTGGCCGCTGCGATCGCCGCCCTTCCCTTCGCGCGCTGCGTGGCGTCGTCGAGCGACCCGACGCGCATCGCCAAGAGTCTTGCGATCGCGGGCCTCGCCGATCTGTTCGAGGGGCGCTGCTTCAGCTCGACGATGGTCAAGAACGGAAAGCCCGCCCCGGACCTGTTCCTGTTCGCCGCCAAGACGTTGGGCGCCGAGCCCGCCGACTGTCTGGTGATCGAGGATACGCTGGTGGGGCTCGAAGCCGCGCGGGCGGCGGGGATGAAATCGCTCGCCTATGCCGGGGCGAACCACACGCCGGAAGATCAACTGGCCGCCTTGGCGACGCAGATCTTCCGGCACATGGACGAACTGCCCGCGCGCGTCGCGGGCGTTTAG
- a CDS encoding NAD(P)-dependent oxidoreductase, whose amino-acid sequence MAKLAFLGMGVMGFPMAGHLKKAGHDVVVYNRSAKKAQDWAAKHGGGTGATPAEAAKGADIVLVCVGNDDDLRSVIYGDNGALAGMKSGTILVDHTTASAEVAREIYAQAKKKGIGFLDAPVSGGQAGAENGQLGIMVGGDDDVFAKAEPVLKIYAKALSLMGPVGSGQLTKMVNQICIAGLVQALSEGMNFAVKAGLDTEKVLSVITAGAAGSWQMSNRAKTMVQGKFDFGFAVDWMRKDLSICLDEAKRNKARLPVTALVDQFYATVQARGGGRWDTSSLIHLLAKE is encoded by the coding sequence ATGGCGAAGCTCGCATTTCTGGGCATGGGCGTGATGGGATTTCCGATGGCGGGCCATTTGAAGAAGGCCGGCCATGACGTCGTCGTCTACAACCGCAGCGCCAAGAAGGCGCAGGATTGGGCCGCCAAGCATGGCGGCGGTACGGGCGCCACGCCGGCGGAAGCCGCGAAGGGTGCCGACATCGTTCTCGTTTGCGTGGGCAACGACGACGATCTGCGTTCGGTGATCTACGGCGATAACGGCGCGCTCGCCGGCATGAAATCGGGCACGATCCTGGTCGACCACACCACCGCCTCGGCCGAAGTGGCGCGCGAGATTTACGCGCAAGCCAAGAAGAAGGGCATCGGTTTCCTCGACGCGCCCGTTTCGGGCGGCCAAGCGGGGGCGGAGAACGGCCAGCTCGGCATCATGGTCGGCGGCGACGACGACGTGTTCGCGAAGGCCGAGCCCGTGCTCAAGATCTACGCCAAGGCGCTGTCGCTGATGGGCCCGGTCGGTTCGGGCCAGCTCACCAAGATGGTCAACCAGATCTGCATCGCCGGGCTCGTCCAGGCGCTGTCGGAAGGCATGAACTTCGCCGTGAAGGCCGGCCTCGATACCGAGAAGGTGCTGTCGGTCATCACCGCCGGGGCCGCCGGTTCGTGGCAGATGTCCAACCGCGCCAAGACGATGGTGCAGGGCAAATTCGATTTCGGTTTCGCGGTCGATTGGATGCGCAAAGATCTGTCGATCTGTCTCGACGAAGCCAAGCGCAACAAGGCGCGTTTGCCGGTGACCGCCCTGGTCGATCAGTTCTACGCGACCGTGCAGGCGCGCGGCGGCGGGCGCTGGGATACGTCCTCGCTCATCCACCTGCTCGCGAAGGAATAG
- a CDS encoding MFS transporter gives MTMLDVRKFSFNTVLICGALILTLLMGLRQSMGLFLAPMTMELQVGREVYAFGLAVSNLLWGFAGPFAGMLADKYGTGRMVLVGGALYVAGFFALAGAQDGNLIMLGNVLQGFAMAGAGFSIILGAVGRAAPPEKRSWALGIVSAGGSFGQFAFVPYASYFLSAYDWRMALFVLAFTAIAILPLARGVAGFAAPPASRGAQTAGEALKEAMGHSGFWLLTIGFFVCGFQVVFVAVHLPAYVADKGQEAWSAAWALALVGLFNIVGTYTAGVMGNKGRKKYLLAGIYLARSAVFVLFLITPVSEITVLIFGAALGLFWLSTVPLTSGLVAQIFGTTWMSMLYGIVFMSHQVGSFLGAWLGGKFFDMYGNYDIVWGICVALGFVAAALHWPIKDAPMARLAAPARA, from the coding sequence ATGACGATGCTCGACGTGCGGAAATTCTCCTTCAACACCGTCTTGATTTGCGGCGCGTTGATCCTGACGCTGTTGATGGGCTTGCGGCAATCGATGGGCTTGTTCCTCGCGCCGATGACGATGGAATTGCAAGTCGGGCGCGAGGTCTACGCGTTCGGTCTTGCCGTTTCCAATCTGCTGTGGGGCTTCGCGGGGCCGTTCGCGGGCATGCTGGCCGACAAATACGGCACGGGCCGCATGGTGCTGGTCGGCGGGGCGCTTTACGTCGCCGGGTTCTTCGCGCTGGCGGGCGCGCAAGACGGCAACCTCATCATGCTCGGCAACGTGTTGCAGGGCTTCGCGATGGCGGGGGCGGGGTTCTCGATCATTCTGGGCGCGGTGGGGCGTGCCGCGCCGCCGGAAAAGCGCTCCTGGGCGCTGGGCATCGTCTCGGCCGGCGGCTCGTTTGGGCAATTCGCCTTCGTGCCGTACGCAAGCTACTTCCTGTCGGCTTACGATTGGCGCATGGCGCTGTTCGTGTTGGCGTTCACGGCGATCGCCATTCTGCCGCTCGCACGCGGCGTGGCGGGATTCGCGGCACCGCCCGCGTCGCGTGGTGCTCAAACCGCCGGCGAGGCGCTCAAGGAAGCGATGGGCCATTCGGGTTTCTGGCTGCTGACGATCGGATTTTTCGTGTGCGGCTTCCAGGTCGTGTTCGTCGCGGTGCATCTGCCCGCTTACGTCGCCGACAAGGGGCAGGAAGCGTGGTCGGCCGCTTGGGCGCTCGCCCTCGTGGGCCTGTTCAACATCGTCGGCACCTATACGGCCGGCGTGATGGGCAATAAGGGCCGCAAGAAATACCTGCTCGCGGGCATCTATCTCGCGCGCTCGGCGGTGTTCGTGCTGTTCCTGATCACGCCGGTCAGTGAGATCACCGTGCTGATCTTCGGCGCCGCGCTGGGTCTGTTCTGGCTGTCGACCGTGCCGCTGACCTCGGGCCTCGTGGCGCAGATTTTCGGCACGACCTGGATGTCGATGCTCTACGGCATCGTGTTTATGTCGCACCAAGTCGGCAGCTTCCTCGGCGCGTGGCTGGGTGGTAAATTCTTCGACATGTACGGCAATTACGACATCGTGTGGGGCATCTGCGTCGCGCTCGGCTTCGTCGCTGCGGCGTTGCATTGGCCGATCAAGGACGCGCCGATGGCGCGCCTAGCGGCCCCGGCGCGCGCGTGA
- a CDS encoding TetR/AcrR family transcriptional regulator, with amino-acid sequence MARPRIPDEISPRADMLRAATKLLRQGGLAAAGINQIVAESGAPKGSLYHFFPDGKTQIAREALAAYREAAVGRYRARAEGCRTPEEAVRAFFKMGEEASLKTDYRMSCPAGAVTLDLDPESEALREPCQDVFASLVDAVEEALAPIPKAKRRDLAGLIVSTMQGAYIRARAARDVSPFREAGENLAALAKMLTPSPRNSAPRKGK; translated from the coding sequence ATGGCCCGGCCCCGGATTCCCGACGAGATTTCCCCGCGCGCGGATATGTTGCGCGCCGCCACCAAGTTGCTGCGCCAAGGCGGGCTTGCGGCCGCCGGGATCAACCAGATCGTGGCGGAAAGCGGCGCGCCCAAAGGCTCGCTCTATCATTTCTTCCCCGACGGCAAGACCCAGATCGCGCGCGAGGCGCTGGCCGCCTATCGCGAGGCGGCGGTCGGACGCTATCGCGCACGCGCCGAGGGCTGCCGCACGCCCGAGGAAGCCGTGCGCGCCTTCTTCAAGATGGGCGAGGAAGCATCGCTCAAAACCGATTACCGGATGAGCTGCCCGGCCGGCGCCGTGACGCTCGATCTCGATCCCGAAAGCGAAGCGTTGCGCGAGCCCTGCCAGGACGTGTTCGCATCGCTGGTCGATGCGGTCGAAGAAGCGCTTGCGCCCATTCCGAAAGCCAAGCGCCGCGATCTCGCGGGGCTGATCGTCTCGACGATGCAGGGCGCGTATATCCGGGCGCGCGCGGCGCGCGATGTGTCGCCCTTCCGCGAGGCGGGCGAAAACCTCGCCGCCCTCGCCAAGATGCTTACGCCATCTCCACGAAATTCGGCCCCCCGCAAAGGAAAATGA
- the groL gene encoding chaperonin GroEL (60 kDa chaperone family; promotes refolding of misfolded polypeptides especially under stressful conditions; forms two stacked rings of heptamers to form a barrel-shaped 14mer; ends can be capped by GroES; misfolded proteins enter the barrel where they are refolded when GroES binds) — protein MAAKDVKFGGDARARMLRGVDILADAVKVTLGPKGRNVVIDKAFGAPRITKDGVTVAKEIELADKFENMGAQMVREVASKTNDAAGDGTTTATVLAQAIVREGAKSVAAGMNPMDLKRGIDIAVERVVEDLKKRSKKISTSDEVAQVGTISANGEKDIGAMIAKAMQKVGNEGVITVEEAKSLETELDVVEGMQFDRGYLSPYFVTNADKMTVELENPYILIHEAKLSSLQPLLPVLEAVVQTGKPLLIIAEEVEGEALATLVVNKLRGGLKVAAVKAPGFGDRRKAMLEDIAILTAGQVISADLGIKLETVSLDMLGRAKKVSIDKDNSTIVDGSGKKKDIEARCNQIKAQVEETTSDYDREKLQERLAKLAGGVAVIRVGGATEVEVKERKDRVDDAMHATKAAVEEGIVTGGGSALLYATRALEGLKGANHDQQVGIDIIRKALQAPARQIALNAGADGSLIVGKLLEGKNEKIGFNAQSGEYVDMIKEGIIDPTKVVRLALQDASSVAGLLITTEAMVAERPKKEEPMPAPGGGGGMGGMDF, from the coding sequence ATGGCAGCCAAAGACGTTAAATTCGGCGGCGACGCCCGCGCGCGTATGCTGCGCGGCGTCGATATCCTGGCCGACGCGGTCAAGGTGACGCTGGGCCCGAAGGGCCGCAACGTCGTCATCGACAAGGCCTTCGGCGCGCCCCGCATCACCAAGGACGGTGTGACGGTCGCGAAGGAAATCGAACTGGCCGACAAGTTCGAGAACATGGGCGCCCAGATGGTGCGCGAAGTGGCCTCGAAGACCAACGACGCGGCCGGCGACGGCACGACGACGGCGACCGTTCTCGCCCAGGCGATCGTGCGCGAAGGTGCGAAGTCGGTTGCGGCCGGCATGAACCCGATGGACCTGAAGCGCGGCATCGACATCGCCGTCGAGCGCGTGGTCGAGGACCTGAAGAAGCGTTCGAAGAAGATCTCGACGTCGGACGAAGTCGCCCAGGTCGGCACGATTTCGGCCAACGGCGAAAAAGACATCGGCGCGATGATCGCCAAGGCGATGCAGAAGGTCGGTAACGAAGGCGTCATCACGGTGGAAGAGGCCAAGAGCCTCGAGACCGAACTCGACGTCGTCGAAGGCATGCAGTTCGATCGCGGCTACCTGTCGCCGTACTTCGTGACCAACGCCGACAAGATGACGGTCGAACTCGAGAACCCGTACATCCTGATCCACGAAGCCAAGCTCTCGTCGCTGCAGCCGCTGCTGCCGGTGCTCGAAGCGGTCGTCCAGACGGGCAAGCCGCTGCTGATCATCGCCGAGGAAGTCGAAGGCGAAGCGCTGGCGACCCTGGTCGTCAACAAGCTGCGCGGCGGCCTGAAGGTCGCGGCCGTCAAGGCGCCGGGCTTCGGCGATCGCCGCAAGGCGATGCTCGAGGACATCGCGATCCTCACGGCCGGCCAGGTCATCTCGGCCGATCTGGGCATCAAGCTCGAAACCGTGTCGTTGGACATGCTCGGCCGCGCCAAGAAGGTGTCGATCGACAAGGACAACTCCACGATCGTCGACGGCTCGGGCAAGAAGAAGGACATCGAAGCCCGCTGCAACCAGATCAAGGCGCAGGTCGAGGAAACCACCTCGGACTACGACCGCGAGAAGCTGCAGGAGCGTCTGGCGAAGCTGGCGGGCGGCGTTGCCGTCATCCGCGTCGGCGGCGCCACGGAAGTCGAGGTCAAGGAGCGCAAGGATCGCGTCGACGACGCGATGCACGCCACCAAGGCAGCGGTCGAGGAAGGCATCGTGACGGGCGGCGGTTCGGCCCTGCTCTACGCGACGCGCGCCCTCGAAGGCCTCAAGGGCGCCAACCACGACCAGCAGGTCGGCATCGACATCATTCGTAAGGCGCTGCAGGCGCCGGCGCGCCAGATCGCGCTGAATGCCGGTGCGGACGGCTCGCTGATCGTCGGCAAGCTGCTCGAAGGCAAGAACGAGAAGATCGGCTTCAACGCCCAGTCGGGCGAATACGTCGACATGATCAAGGAAGGCATCATCGACCCGACCAAGGTCGTGCGCTTGGCCCTCCAGGACGCGTCGTCGGTCGCGGGTCTCCTCATCACGACCGAAGCGATGGTCGCCGAGCGTCCGAAGAAGGAAGAGCCGATGCCGGCTCCGGGCGGCGGTGGCGGCATGGGCGGCATGGACTTCTAA
- the groES gene encoding co-chaperone GroES, producing the protein MKFKPLNDRVLVEALDQETKTKGGIIIPDTAKEKPQQGKVIAAGPGARTEAGTLLPMGVKAGDKILFGKWSGTEVKVDGKDLLIMKESDILGVIE; encoded by the coding sequence ATGAAGTTCAAGCCTTTGAACGATCGCGTTCTGGTCGAAGCTCTCGACCAAGAGACCAAGACCAAGGGGGGGATCATCATCCCCGACACCGCCAAGGAAAAGCCCCAGCAGGGCAAGGTCATCGCGGCGGGCCCCGGTGCGCGCACCGAAGCCGGCACGTTGCTGCCGATGGGCGTGAAGGCCGGCGACAAGATCCTGTTCGGCAAGTGGTCGGGCACGGAAGTGAAGGTCGACGGCAAGGATCTCCTGATCATGAAGGAATCCGACATCCTGGGCGTGATCGAGTAA
- a CDS encoding succinylglutamate desuccinylase/aspartoacylase family protein gives MTGRQLPPIELRPRDLTRWKRSETGVDYVHVFSAPEPGPTVMTVALTHGNEFCGAEALHWALDLGLRPIRGTWIVAFANVKAYQSFKAEAPLDSRFVDRDMNRVWRDDWIDGEGTHEAIRAAELRPFVRQADYLLDIHSTSFANRPFFVGRNLPRVRAFAEKLGHPPSMLLQNGAFDGKVMVEYGAFGEAHAQPTALVVECGAHFLKATVTVAKHTLISFLEATGLLEPEVARRLKPAVPAAETGVYTIESVHVAKHADLKFLAPYEGFEEVAAGTVIAMDGPDKVVAPFDRCTILFPKAQPRQGRELVTLGKRID, from the coding sequence ATGACCGGCCGGCAATTGCCGCCGATCGAATTGCGGCCGCGCGATCTGACGCGCTGGAAGCGATCCGAGACCGGCGTCGATTACGTCCATGTCTTCAGCGCGCCCGAGCCGGGGCCCACGGTGATGACCGTCGCGTTGACGCACGGGAACGAGTTCTGCGGCGCCGAGGCGCTGCACTGGGCGCTCGATCTCGGCTTGCGCCCGATCCGTGGCACCTGGATCGTCGCCTTCGCCAATGTGAAGGCCTATCAAAGTTTCAAAGCCGAAGCGCCGCTCGACTCACGTTTCGTCGATCGCGATATGAACCGCGTGTGGCGCGACGATTGGATCGACGGCGAAGGCACGCACGAGGCGATCCGCGCGGCCGAGCTTCGTCCCTTCGTGCGCCAAGCCGATTACCTGCTCGACATTCATTCGACCAGTTTCGCCAATCGGCCGTTCTTCGTCGGCCGCAATCTGCCGCGCGTGCGCGCGTTCGCGGAGAAGCTTGGCCATCCGCCGTCGATGCTGCTGCAAAACGGCGCGTTCGACGGCAAGGTGATGGTCGAGTACGGCGCGTTCGGCGAAGCGCATGCCCAGCCGACGGCGCTGGTCGTCGAGTGCGGCGCGCATTTTTTGAAAGCGACCGTCACCGTCGCCAAGCACACGCTGATTTCGTTCCTCGAAGCGACGGGGCTGCTCGAGCCGGAAGTGGCGCGCCGCCTGAAGCCCGCCGTGCCGGCGGCCGAAACGGGCGTCTACACGATCGAAAGCGTGCATGTCGCCAAGCACGCCGATCTCAAATTCCTCGCCCCCTATGAAGGGTTCGAGGAGGTGGCGGCCGGTACCGTCATCGCCATGGACGGGCCCGACAAAGTCGTCGCCCCCTTCGACCGCTGCACGATTCTGTTCCCCAAAGCGCAACCCCGGCAGGGGCGGGAACTGGTCACGCTCGGCAAGCGAATCGATTAA
- the hflX gene encoding GTPase HflX → MEGLALVVHPALKKRGADAAAENRTPEDKLEEACGLARAIDLKIAHAEVVRLAAFRPSTLMGEGVVERLAEIIKAQGIAVAIVDCQLGPVQQRNLEKELKCKVIDRTGLILEIFGTRARTAEGRLQVELAQLTYQRSRLVRTWSHLERQRGGFGFLAGPGESQLESDRRQIGDKIIRLKKELEEVKRTRALHRKARARVPYPVVALVGYTNAGKSTLFNRLVHARVLAADMLFATLDPTMRALGLPSGRKIILSDTVGFVSDLPHDLVAAFRATLEEVLAADIVLHVRDVSHPESESQAKDVRTVLTELGRAGEGEDRFVEVYNKLDRLDPESREVWIARASREDDAVCVSALTGEGADDLLQHIDKRLAASRQTVEYDLPYGDGASLAWLHEHGQVFEERQEDDHLHVVVALDPADRQRFEHRMKATT, encoded by the coding sequence GTGGAGGGGCTTGCCCTCGTCGTGCACCCCGCGCTCAAAAAGCGCGGGGCCGACGCGGCGGCGGAAAACCGCACCCCCGAAGACAAGCTGGAAGAAGCCTGCGGCCTGGCGCGCGCGATCGATCTGAAGATCGCGCATGCCGAGGTCGTGCGCTTGGCCGCGTTCCGCCCGTCCACCTTGATGGGCGAGGGTGTGGTCGAACGCCTCGCCGAAATCATCAAGGCGCAGGGCATCGCCGTCGCGATCGTCGATTGCCAGCTCGGCCCCGTGCAGCAGCGCAATCTCGAGAAAGAGCTCAAGTGCAAGGTCATCGACCGCACGGGTTTGATCTTGGAAATCTTCGGCACGCGCGCGCGCACCGCCGAAGGCCGCTTGCAGGTCGAACTCGCCCAGCTCACCTATCAGCGTTCGCGCCTGGTGCGGACCTGGAGCCATCTTGAACGCCAGCGCGGCGGTTTCGGCTTCTTGGCCGGTCCCGGCGAAAGCCAGCTCGAAAGCGATCGCCGCCAGATCGGCGACAAGATCATCCGCTTGAAGAAGGAACTGGAGGAGGTGAAGCGCACGCGCGCGCTTCATCGCAAGGCGCGTGCCCGCGTGCCCTATCCGGTCGTCGCGTTGGTCGGCTACACCAACGCCGGCAAGTCGACATTGTTCAACCGCCTGGTCCATGCGCGCGTGCTGGCGGCGGATATGCTGTTCGCGACACTCGATCCCACGATGCGCGCCTTGGGCCTGCCGTCGGGGCGCAAAATCATTCTGTCGGACACGGTGGGTTTCGTGTCGGACCTGCCGCACGATCTGGTCGCGGCGTTCCGCGCGACGCTCGAAGAAGTGCTCGCCGCCGATATCGTGCTGCATGTGCGCGACGTGTCGCATCCCGAAAGCGAGTCCCAAGCCAAGGACGTGCGCACGGTGCTGACCGAGCTTGGCCGGGCCGGCGAAGGCGAGGATCGTTTCGTCGAGGTCTACAACAAGCTCGACCGCCTCGATCCCGAATCGCGCGAAGTGTGGATCGCGCGGGCGTCCCGCGAGGACGACGCGGTCTGCGTCTCGGCCTTGACGGGCGAGGGTGCCGACGATCTGCTCCAACATATCGACAAGCGTTTGGCCGCGTCGCGCCAGACGGTCGAATACGATCTGCCGTATGGCGACGGCGCGTCGCTCGCCTGGCTGCACGAACACGGGCAAGTGTTCGAAGAACGCCAGGAAGACGATCATCTGCATGTCGTCGTGGCGCTCGATCCCGCCGATCGGCAGCGTTTCGAACACCGGATGAAGGCCACGACATGA
- the hfq gene encoding RNA chaperone Hfq: MSADKSQNVQDVFLNHIRKNKTPVTIFLVNGVKLQGIVTWFDNFSVLLRRDGHSQLVYKHAISTVMPTGPIALFEGDKEGAEG; this comes from the coding sequence ATGTCTGCCGATAAGTCCCAGAACGTGCAGGATGTGTTTCTCAACCATATCCGCAAGAACAAGACCCCCGTGACGATCTTCCTGGTGAACGGCGTGAAGCTGCAGGGCATCGTGACCTGGTTCGATAATTTCTCCGTGCTGCTGCGCCGCGACGGCCACAGCCAGCTCGTCTACAAGCATGCGATCTCCACCGTGATGCCCACGGGCCCGATCGCGCTGTTCGAAGGCGATAAGGAAGGGGCCGAAGGCTGA
- a CDS encoding HAD family hydrolase, with protein sequence MKLAKPQAVLFDWDNTLVDNFGAIRLALNAAFREFGLPEWTIEETHARVRRSLRESFPEIFGAEWQRARTIFYKAFEDGHLDAMKVCDGAEELLDAMDVTLGVVSNKQGKLLRREADHLGWTAKFHRLVGASDAKRDKPDRAPFDMAMDGLEIPLGPQVWYVGDTGLDMQAAHAISGVPILVGNGMGDDALLTRYPPALRVPDLRALRAVWRELGL encoded by the coding sequence GTGAAGCTGGCGAAGCCGCAAGCGGTTCTGTTCGACTGGGACAACACGCTGGTCGACAATTTCGGCGCGATCCGTCTCGCGCTGAACGCGGCGTTCCGCGAATTCGGCCTGCCCGAATGGACGATCGAGGAAACGCATGCGCGCGTGCGCCGGTCGTTGCGCGAAAGCTTCCCGGAGATTTTCGGCGCCGAATGGCAGCGCGCGCGCACGATCTTCTACAAGGCGTTCGAGGACGGGCATCTCGACGCGATGAAAGTTTGCGACGGGGCGGAGGAATTGCTCGACGCGATGGACGTGACGCTGGGCGTCGTCTCCAACAAGCAGGGCAAACTGCTGCGCCGCGAGGCCGACCATCTCGGCTGGACGGCCAAGTTCCACCGGCTGGTCGGGGCGAGCGACGCCAAGCGCGACAAGCCCGACCGCGCGCCCTTCGACATGGCCATGGACGGCCTGGAAATCCCTCTGGGTCCCCAGGTGTGGTACGTGGGTGATACCGGTCTTGATATGCAGGCCGCGCATGCTATATCCGGAGTGCCCATTCTTGTAGGGAATGGGATGGGGGATGATGCGCTGTTAACGCGGTATCCTCCTGCCTTGCGGGTCCCCGATCTTCGGGCCTTGCGGGCGGTCTGGCGGGAACTCGGGCTGTAA
- a CDS encoding D-amino-acid transaminase, with protein MSRVAYVNGRYVPHREASVHVEDRGYQFADGIYEVCTVRDGVPMEEKGHLDRLERSLREMRIDMPMSRAAFSLAMRETIRRNLVTNGIVYLQVTRGVSPRDHAFPTKKIRPAVVMTARNAKAHPAAWLEDGVKAITMPDIRWGRCDIKTVGLLPNCFAKQAARENGAYETILYDAKGVVTEGSSSNAWIVTEAGALVTRAPSNEILNGVTRLELIKLAAAEGLKFEERSFTMDELRRAREVFVTSASSFVMPVTQVDDKTVANGKPGAVATKLRAALMAHMDAQVAAARS; from the coding sequence ATGTCCCGTGTCGCCTACGTCAACGGCCGTTATGTCCCGCATCGCGAAGCTTCGGTGCATGTCGAGGACCGCGGCTATCAATTCGCCGACGGCATTTACGAAGTCTGCACCGTGCGCGACGGCGTGCCGATGGAGGAGAAGGGCCATCTCGACCGGCTGGAGCGGTCATTGCGCGAAATGCGCATCGATATGCCGATGAGCCGCGCGGCGTTTTCGCTCGCCATGCGCGAGACGATCCGCCGCAATCTGGTGACCAACGGCATCGTCTATCTACAAGTCACGCGCGGCGTTTCCCCGCGCGACCATGCGTTCCCGACCAAGAAGATCCGCCCGGCGGTCGTGATGACCGCGCGCAACGCGAAAGCGCATCCCGCCGCCTGGCTCGAGGATGGCGTGAAGGCGATCACGATGCCCGATATCCGCTGGGGGCGTTGCGACATCAAGACCGTCGGCCTGCTGCCCAATTGCTTCGCCAAGCAGGCGGCGCGCGAAAACGGCGCCTACGAGACGATTCTTTACGACGCTAAGGGCGTGGTCACCGAAGGTTCGTCGTCGAACGCGTGGATCGTCACCGAAGCGGGGGCTTTGGTCACGCGCGCCCCGTCGAACGAGATCCTCAATGGCGTCACGCGGCTCGAGCTCATCAAGCTCGCCGCCGCCGAAGGTTTGAAATTCGAGGAACGCAGCTTCACGATGGACGAGCTTCGCCGGGCGCGCGAAGTGTTCGTGACCTCGGCCTCGTCCTTCGTGATGCCGGTCACGCAGGTCGACGACAAGACCGTCGCCAATGGCAAGCCGGGGGCGGTCGCCACCAAGCTGCGCGCGGCGTTGATGGCGCATATGGACGCGCAGGTCGCGGCAGCTCGGTCTTAG